Proteins encoded in a region of the Cytobacillus pseudoceanisediminis genome:
- a CDS encoding ABC transporter ATP-binding protein has translation MPIIEVEHLMKDFMIAKRETGFLGAVKSLVKREHIKKEAVKDISFSIGEGEMVGYIGPNGAGKSTTIKMLTGILVPSSGSVTVNGIIPYENRQENAKNIGVVFGQRTQLWWDLPTIESFELLKEIYQVSAKRYKENMDTFTEILGLDEFLNTPVRQLSLGQRMRADIAASLLHDPPILFLDEPTIGLDVIAKEKMRTFIKEINNERKITVILTTHDMEDIEKLCERMILIDHGQKVYDGEIAVVKERFGKTRTLIVDLEESSHSLQLKGREVFKEEASRFWIRFNRDEVSASELIAQITETHNIKDLTVEEPAIESIISRIYQEGYQELPETVKV, from the coding sequence TTGCCGATTATAGAGGTTGAACATTTGATGAAGGACTTTATGATTGCCAAGAGGGAGACAGGCTTTCTCGGCGCTGTGAAGAGCCTGGTGAAAAGAGAACATATTAAGAAGGAAGCAGTGAAGGATATCAGCTTTTCGATCGGAGAAGGGGAAATGGTCGGCTATATCGGACCGAATGGTGCCGGAAAATCCACCACCATCAAAATGCTTACGGGCATTCTTGTCCCAAGCTCAGGGAGTGTAACGGTAAACGGCATCATTCCCTATGAAAACAGGCAGGAAAATGCCAAGAATATCGGAGTGGTATTCGGCCAGAGAACACAGCTTTGGTGGGATCTTCCTACAATCGAATCGTTTGAGCTGCTGAAGGAAATCTATCAGGTTTCGGCTAAACGGTATAAGGAAAACATGGACACCTTTACAGAGATATTGGGGCTGGATGAATTCCTGAATACTCCGGTCCGCCAGCTGTCTCTTGGGCAAAGGATGAGAGCTGATATTGCCGCATCCCTGCTGCATGACCCGCCAATCCTATTTCTTGATGAACCGACGATTGGCCTGGATGTCATCGCTAAGGAGAAAATGAGGACATTTATTAAAGAGATTAATAATGAGCGCAAAATCACCGTCATTTTAACCACACATGATATGGAGGATATCGAAAAACTTTGTGAGCGGATGATTCTCATTGACCATGGGCAAAAGGTTTACGACGGGGAAATCGCAGTGGTAAAAGAGCGTTTTGGCAAAACGAGGACACTCATCGTTGACCTGGAGGAATCATCTCACAGCCTCCAGCTTAAGGGCCGTGAGGTGTTTAAAGAAGAAGCAAGCCGCTTCTGGATCCGATTTAACCGGGATGAAGTGTCCGCCTCGGAATTAATTGCCCAAATTACTGAAACACATAATATCAAAGATTTAACTGTGGAAGAGCCTGCAATCGAATCCATCATCAGCCGCATTTATCAGGAGGGCTATCAGGAGCTGCCTGAAACGGTCAAAGTATAA
- a CDS encoding short-chain fatty acid transporter, protein MKVLVSFFNRIMQRYLPDPFLFVIILTFVVFGLGLIFTDNGPYQMVQHWGNGFWGLLTFSMQMVLVLVTGHVLASSTIFKKGLGALASLAKSPGQAILIVSFVSMIASLINWGFGLVIGALFAKELAKKVKNVDYRLLIASAYAGFVVWHGGISGSIPLTIATPGHFSEEMIGVISTDQTIFAGFNIFIVVALLLVLPFVNRFMMPSKEETIVVDPALLQEDIQAASIEKEAMTPAERLENSRLISLLAGIFGLVFLFYYFAAKGFNLNLDIVNFLFLFLGILFHGTPKRFLEAVLNAVKGASGIIIQFPFYAGIMGMMTASGLAAVMSEAFVSISNDYTFHFFAFLSAGLVNFFVPSGGGQWAVQAPIMLEAAQSMGASIPKTAMAVAWGDAWTNLIQPFWALPALAIAGLKAKDIMGFCVLALLVSGVIISIGFLFF, encoded by the coding sequence ATGAAAGTACTGGTATCTTTCTTTAACCGCATTATGCAGCGTTATTTGCCTGATCCATTTTTATTTGTCATTATCCTAACCTTCGTTGTTTTTGGATTAGGTTTGATTTTCACAGATAATGGACCTTACCAAATGGTTCAGCATTGGGGAAATGGTTTTTGGGGCCTGCTGACTTTTTCCATGCAGATGGTGCTGGTTTTAGTCACTGGACACGTGCTGGCCAGCAGCACGATCTTTAAAAAAGGATTAGGTGCACTGGCATCATTAGCCAAGTCACCAGGCCAGGCTATCCTTATTGTGTCATTCGTATCGATGATTGCAAGCTTAATTAACTGGGGATTTGGCCTCGTGATTGGCGCCTTATTTGCTAAAGAGCTTGCCAAAAAAGTAAAAAATGTGGATTATCGCCTGTTGATTGCAAGCGCTTACGCCGGCTTCGTTGTCTGGCACGGAGGAATTTCAGGTTCGATTCCATTGACCATTGCTACACCTGGACACTTCTCTGAAGAGATGATTGGCGTCATCTCTACTGACCAGACCATCTTTGCCGGATTCAATATTTTCATTGTTGTCGCACTATTGTTGGTTTTGCCTTTTGTAAACCGTTTTATGATGCCGTCGAAAGAAGAGACCATTGTGGTCGATCCTGCTCTTCTTCAAGAAGACATCCAGGCAGCTTCAATTGAAAAAGAGGCGATGACACCTGCTGAACGCCTGGAAAACAGCCGTCTGATTTCCCTGCTTGCCGGAATTTTTGGTCTTGTTTTCTTATTTTATTATTTCGCTGCAAAGGGGTTTAACCTGAACCTTGATATCGTAAATTTCCTATTCCTGTTCCTCGGCATCCTTTTCCATGGAACACCTAAAAGGTTCCTCGAAGCTGTCCTCAATGCAGTGAAAGGGGCTAGCGGAATCATTATTCAGTTCCCGTTTTATGCCGGAATCATGGGCATGATGACTGCCTCAGGACTTGCTGCAGTTATGTCTGAAGCGTTTGTCAGCATTTCGAATGATTACACATTCCATTTCTTCGCGTTTTTAAGCGCGGGGCTTGTGAACTTCTTTGTTCCTTCAGGAGGAGGCCAGTGGGCGGTTCAGGCTCCGATTATGCTTGAAGCGGCTCAGTCAATGGGTGCCTCCATCCCTAAAACAGCCATGGCTGTCGCATGGGGTGATGCCTGGACCAACTTAATTCAGCCTTTCTGGGCCCTTCCGGCGCTCGCCATTGCAGGACTCAAAGCAAAGGACATCATGGGATTCTGTGTTCTGGCTCTGCTGGTCAGCGGGGTGATTATTTCAATAGGGTTTTTATTTTTCTAA
- a CDS encoding GNAT family N-acetyltransferase gives MDVKIVKAEWKDRDIVRNMYAFYLHDLTKYTDALEINEEGTFEFDAFSLIWDKEGIEPYLIKADGKLAGFLLLLRAPFLRKADYCINDFFLYNSFRGKNVGQTAIDLLFSEYKGTYYIEQLKRNEPAIRFWKKVYRYYQLNVDETSRMEDGEECVGQLVNVE, from the coding sequence ATGGACGTTAAAATAGTGAAAGCTGAATGGAAAGACCGGGATATCGTAAGAAACATGTATGCTTTCTATCTGCACGATTTAACAAAATACACTGATGCATTGGAGATAAATGAAGAAGGCACATTCGAATTTGACGCCTTTTCATTAATCTGGGACAAAGAAGGCATAGAACCTTACCTCATTAAAGCTGATGGCAAACTGGCAGGATTCCTGCTGCTTTTGCGTGCACCCTTTTTAAGAAAAGCAGATTACTGCATCAATGACTTTTTCCTGTATAACTCGTTCAGAGGGAAAAACGTGGGGCAAACAGCGATTGATCTATTGTTCAGCGAATATAAGGGAACCTACTATATAGAGCAGTTAAAACGAAATGAGCCTGCTATCCGCTTTTGGAAGAAGGTGTACCGCTATTATCAGCTTAATGTTGACGAGACCTCGAGAATGGAAGATGGAGAAGAATGTGTAGGGCAGTTGGTGAATGTGGAATGA